The Chaetodon trifascialis isolate fChaTrf1 chromosome 16, fChaTrf1.hap1, whole genome shotgun sequence genome includes a region encoding these proteins:
- the mrpl22 gene encoding large ribosomal subunit protein uL22m: MATAMTGRGVAFIRNISGVLHSRLQALGGGSLQLSCFHTSASLESKKWERRNRMMYPPQLPDEPRRPAEVHHSRRQIKYSKDKMWYLAKLIRGMSIDEAIAQLEFNNKKGAKVMKEVLLEAQEMAVRNHNVEYKSNLYVAESYSGKGQYLKRIRYHGRGMFGIMDKVYCHYFVKLVEGQPPKVEEKTSFDQAKEYVQSLKNRTIIHSL; this comes from the exons ATGGCGACTGCAATGACAGGACGTG GTGTCGCTTTTATTAGGAATATATCTGGGGTGTTGCACTCAAG GTTACAAGCTCTGGGTGGTGgttctctgcagctctcatgTTTCCACACCAGCGCTTCACTGGAATCAAAaaagtgggagaggaggaacCGGATGATGTATCCACCTCAGCTACCAGATGAGCCCCGCAGACCAGCG gAGGTCCACCACAGCAGGAGGCAGATTAAGTACAGCAAAGACAAGATGTGGTACCTGGCCAAACTG ATCAGAGGGATGAGCATCGATGAAGCTATTGCACAGCTAGAGTTCAACAACAAGAAAGGAGCGAAAGTCATGAAAGAG gTTCTTCTGGAAGCTCAGGAAATGGCCGTCAGAAATCACAACGTAGAGTATAAATCCAACCTGTATGTCG CTGAGTCTTACTCCGGCAAAGGGCAGTACCTGAAGCGGATCCGTTACCACGGCCGCGGGATGTTTGGCATCATGGACAAAGTTTACTGTCACTACTTCGTCAAGCTGGTGGAGGGCCAGCCACCAAAAGTAGAGGAGAAGACGAGCTTTGACCAGGCCAAAGAGTACGTCCAGAGCCTGAAGAACCGAACCATCATCCACAGCCTGTAg
- the cnot8 gene encoding CCR4-NOT transcription complex subunit 8 has translation MPAALTDSSQIICEVWASNVEEEMRKIRQIIQSYNYVAMDTEFPGVVVRPIGEFRSTVDYQYQLLRCNVDLLKIIQLGLTFMNEDGDYPPGTTTWQFNFKFNLTEDMYSQDSIDLLQNSGLQFKKHEEEGIDTLYFAELLMTSGLVLCENVKWLSFHSGYDFGYLVKLLTDARLPEEEHDFFQILNLFFPAIYDVKYLMKSCKNLKGGLQEVADQLELKRIGRQHQAGSDSLLTGMAFFRMKELFFEDNIDDAKYCGRLYGLGSGSSQPQNGISSSGQEETNNKH, from the exons ATGCCAGCCGCACTTACAGATTCCAGTCAGATAATCTGTGAAGTCTGGGCGAgcaatgtggaggaggaaatgaggaaaatcCGGCAGATTATTCAAAGCTACAATTATGTTGCTATG GACACAGAATTCCCTGGAGTGGTTGTCCGGCCAATCGGTGAGTTTCGCAGTACGGTGGACTACCAGTACCAGCTGCTGAGGTGCAACGTGGACCTCCTGAAGATCATCCAGCTCGGCCTCACGTTCATGAACGAGGATGGAGACTATCCTCCTGGCACGACGACATGGCAGTTTAACTTCAAGTTCAACCTCAC AGAAGACATGTACTCACAAGACTCCATAGACCTGCTACAGAACTCCGGCCTCCAgtttaaaaaacatgaagaggAGGGAATCGATACGCTGTACTTCGCCGAGCTCCTCATGACGTCTGGTCTGGTGCTGTGTGAAAACGTCAAGTGGCTCTCCTTCCACAG TGGCTACGACTTCGGCTACCTGGTCAAGCTCCTGACAGACGCACGGCTCCCTGAGGAGGAACATGACTTCTTCCAGATCCTCAACCTGTTCTTCCCCGCCATCTACGATGTCAAGTACTTGATGAAGAGCTGCAAGAACCTAAAG ggaGGGCTACAGGAGGTAGCAGACCAGCTGGAGTTGAAGAGGATCGGGCGGCAGCATCAGGCTGGATCAGACTCGCTGCTCACCGGCATGGCTTTCTTCAGGATGAAAGAG cTTTTCTTCGAAGACAACATCGATGACGCGAAGTACTGCGGCAGATTGTACGGCCTGGGCTCGGGCTCCAGCCAACCCCAGAACGGCATCTCCAGCTCGGGTCAGGAGGAGACGAACAACAAGCACTGA
- the gemin5 gene encoding gem-associated protein 5 yields the protein MHERSLPASPNWYCSRCSDVNSSGLLGVGARNIIYLIDVSASSCRVVGELVGHKDVVSGFSFCQHAGQSHICVSSSNDGSVRFWDSDSKALIKEHAAHQTPVTAVHWSPADRNLVVSGDEKGIVVCHWHHTGDTASFFPEPRTIFCLTCSPHTWSTVAVGYKDGMIVLIDVSKKGEVMHRLRGHDDEIHSLAWSPLAGEDTLYSRPEDSEATSGVSAGDEKGCYLASGSKDQTVRIWSSARGKGVMTLKLPYVKKRGSAVDPGVKERLWLHVHWPKGRPTQLVSSCFSGELVMWDLTRTGKQKWTLFGTSSEGQNHSRIVFNVSSVHLQDDRELLISTSMDREIKCWDMASLDCCWTLPTLGGFVYALTFSPVGAGCLALGVGDNMIRVWNTLTTQNQYDTRTFWQGIKSKVTALAWHPKKEGSLSFGTDDGKVGVYDVFSNKPPQISSSYHRKTVYTLAWGPPVPPMSFGAAGGKPSYSLYSCAGEGVILQHDPAKLSGEASDIDKLIRDTNDIKHKLSPHTDLSWKPDGKVVAIGNEDGCIDVYQAPSLKLLCSIQQHHKIINTLRWHHEHSSLSELHYLLASGSSNATVYVHDLRSVIENPPESPVVLTEPYRSLCGHTAKITGMAWSPHHDARLVTVSYDGTAQVWDVLQAAAVSNYRGHIGYVLSVDWSPVDPDVIWTGGKDFTLQEWRVSKQEFTKPPKGKKMVDLKEKMKANPKQKRKNKKASGPGGAAPLEVNGKPGIGGQKAATEQELSGEDEEDEVSSTNSPVPPATFETQRKSSTVSKSKDKADSNLLKKKKPRSMMPVSTSMDHRPKEDLLQDCISLASIKHSNAPPAGCVPGQGEHIHLGLFSDRQALYRMFEAEEEGHVEAGHFDSVVYLRLWSGDLQGALQLATERGELNDHLLSIAPMAGFEVWRRTVEAFVKQLCLQELYLKAASHLLSINKLYEAVDLLRSHKLYREAIALVKARLPADEPVLKELYTCWAAVLERDGHFSAAAKCHLATGASFDAAKVIARKNDVPSLTTAASVARISGEVALGQSLALRCAKDLAAALDWVGAQEVLSSQESLLVHRLHLCVAELLAATLADSQVVSQSAVSGHSWASPGEHHICIQDKVRDVWERHFGVSQKSGGHCSAGALLQQLKSVESPSPTASVPLRQVQLYSSLHLTRAVLSWLSDDDGQLMKELWRAVACFRDAGHLCVSAELCRLLFPDGDVSVCSRKHSKTLNPTDEEAKAAASSLQTFIHYQRLYEHWWSLSTQIQNRAADSNPTDEVKDKMVNGGASESEESVCPATRRSDKLDFDASLLLSERHAACQAVQRSVREIQERLAAMVLQHSRAQGGQLDSGEKEADAPTQISTTAESLGSQGSAGAGQRTEDQETLLSLSAKMSEHQKQLADVPDTIKMYPHPDIIECCLVLLHLSEASPSVCESLQDEAKGLLRKYATSPSTLRASQRFLT from the exons ATGCACGAAAGGTCGCTTCCCGCCTCTCCCAACTGGTACTGCTCGCGCTGCAGTGACGTCAACAGCAGCGGTTTATTGGGCGTCGGAGCCAGAAACATCATCTATTTGATTGACGTGTCCGCATCCTCCTGCAGGGTCGTAG GCGAGCTCGTGGGCCATAAAGACGTGGTGTCCGGCTTTTCGTTCTGTCAGCATGCAGGGCAGAGTCACATCTGCGTCAGCTCCTCCAACGACGGGAGCGTTCGCTTCTGGGACTCGGACAGCAAGGCTCTTATAAAGGAGCACGCAGCTCATCAG ACCCCCGTCACGGCGGTGCACTGGTCCCCGGCAGATAGAAATCTGGTGGTGTCGGGGGATGAGAAGGGCATCGTGGTCTGTCATTGGCACCACACAGGAGACACCGCCAGCTTCTTCCCCGAGCCCAGGACCATCTTCTGCCTCACCTGCTCCCCTCACACCTGGAGCACCGTGGCCGTGGG GTACAAAGATGGGATGATCGTGCTGATTGATGTGAGCAAGAAAGGCGAGGTGATGCACCGTCTCCGTGGACACGATGATGAGATCCACTCTCTGGCGTGGTCGCCGCTGGCCGGGGAGGACACCCTGTACAGCAGACCTGAGGACAGTGAAG CCACCAGTGGAGTGTCTGCGGGAGACGAGAAGGGCTGCTATCTCGCATCTGGAAGCAAGGACCAGACAGTGAGGATCTGGAGCTCAGCAAGGGGAAAAG GCGTGATGACTCTGAAGCTGCCGTATGTGAAGAAAAGAGGCTCTGCAGTCGACCCCGGGGTCAAAGAGAGGCTCTGGCTTCACGTCCACTGGCCGAAGGGACGACCGACACAACTGGTGTCCAGCTGCTTCAG TGGTGAGTTGGTCATGTGGGACTTAACCAGGACAGGGAAGCAGAAATGGACTCTGTTTGGGACGTCTTCAGAGGGCCAGAACCACAGCAGGATCGTCTTCAACGTGAGCTCTGTCCACCTGCAGGACGACAGAGAGCTGCTCATCAGCACCTCCATGGACAGAGAG ATTAAATGCTGGGACATGGCCTCTCTGGACTGCTGCTGGACTCTGCCCACGCTGGGCGGCTTCGTCTACGCCCTCACCTTCTCCCCTGTGGGTGCAGGGTGTCTGGCGCTGGGCGTCGGCGACAACATGATCCGGGTGTGGAACACTCTGACCACCCAGAACCAGTACGACACCAGGACCTTCTGGCAGGGCATCAAGTCCAAAGTCACAGCG CTGGCGTGGCACCCGAAAAAAGAAGGATCCTTGTCTTTCGGAACAGACGACGGGAAAGTTGGCGTCTACGATGTCTTCTCGAACAA GCCCCCTCAGATATCGAGCTCCTATCACCGCAAAACAGTGTACACATTGGCCTGGGGACCCCCAGTCCCCCCGATGTCATTTG GTGCAGCAGGAGGAAAGCCGTCCTACAGCCTGTACAGCTGCGCCGGAGAGGGCGTCATCCTGCAGCACGATCCGGCCAAGCTGAGCGGAGAGGCGTCCGACATCGACAAGCTGATCAGAGACACCAACGACATCAAG CACAAGCTGTCTCCGCACACCGACCTCAGCTGGAAGCCAGATGGGAAAGTGGTTGCCATCGGCAACGAGGACGG gtgtATCGATGTGTATCAGGCTCCCAGTCTGAAGCTGCTGTGCAGcatccagcagcaccacaaaaTCATCAACACGTTACGGTGGCATCACGAGCACAGctctctgtcagagctgcaCTACCTCCTCGCCTCGGGCTCCAGCAATGCCACCGTCTACGTGCACGATCTCCGCTCTGTCATAG AGAATCCTCCAGAAAGCCCCGTGGTGTTGACAGAGCCGTATCGCAGCCTGTGTGGTCACACTGCTAAAATCACCGGCATGGCCTGGAGTCCACACCACGACGCCCGGCTGGTCACCGTCTCATACGATGGGACAGCCCAG GTGTGGGACGTGCTGCAGGCGGCGGCTGTCTCTAACTACCGCGGTCACATTGGTTATGTGCTGTCCGTGGATTGGTCCCCTGTTGATCCGGATGTGATCTGGACGGGAGGGAAGGACTTCACCCTGCAGGAGTGGAGGGTCTCcaaacaagagtttacaaagCCACCTAAAG GGAAAAAGATGGTCGACCTaaaggagaagatgaaggcTAATCCcaagcagaagaggaagaacaagaagGCTTCAGGGCCTGGAGGAGCTGCACCGCTAGAGGTGAACGGAAAGCCAGGCATAGGGGGACAGAAGGCGGCGACGGAACAGGAGCTGTCTGgggaagatgaggaagatgaagtcAGCTCAACAAACAGCCCTGTGCCTCCAG CCACTTTTGAGACGCAAAGAAAATCCTCGACTGTCTCAAAGAGCAAAGACAAAGCAG ACTCAAACttactgaagaagaagaagcctcGCTCCATGATGCCCGTCAGTACGTCCATGGACCACCGACCCAAAGAGGATCTGCTGCAAGACTGCATCAGTCTGGCCTCTATCAAACACAGCAACG cgccccctgcaggctGTGTCCCAGGCCAGGGAGAGCACATCCACCTGGGCCTGttctctgacagacaggctCTGTACCGCATGTTTGAGGCTGAAG AGGAGGGTCATGTGGAGGCGGGGCACTTCGACTCCGTCGTGTACCTGCGGCTGTGGAGTGGAgacctgcagggggcgctgcagCTCGCCACAGAGCGAGGAGAGCTGAACGACCACCTGCTCTCCATCGCTCCGATGG ctgggtTCGAGGTGTGGCGCCGGACGGTGGAGGCCTTCGTCAAGcagctgtgtctgcaggagCTGTACCTGAAGGCAGCGTCCCACCTGCTGTCGATCAACAAGCTGTACGAGGCCGTGGACCTGCTGCGCTCTCACAAACTCTACAG GGAGGCCATAGCTCTGGTCAAAGCCAGGCTGCCAGCAGACGAGCCTGTCCTGAAGGAGCTGTACACCTGCTGGGCCGCCGTGCTGGAGAGGGACGgacatttctctgcagctgccaaATG CCACCTGGCCACTGGTGCCAGCTTCGATGCTGCTAAAGTCATCGCCAGGAAGAATGACGTCCCCTCGCTGACGACGGCGGCCAGCGTGGCGAGAATCTCGGGAGAGGTGGCTCTGGGTCAGTCGCTGGCGCTGCGCTGCGCTAAAGAcctggctgctgctctggacTGGGTCGGGGCCCAGGAGGTCCTGAGCTCACAGGAGAGCCTGCTG GTCCACAGGCTGCATCTCTGTGtcgctgagctgctggctgcGACGCTGGCAGACTCTCAGGTTGTATCGCAGTCCGCCGTCTCCGGTCACTCGTGGGCGTCGCCGGGCGAGCATCACATCTGCATCCAGGACAAAGTGAGGGACGTGTGGGAGCGGCACTTTGGGGTTTCACAAAAGTCAGGAGGACACTGCAGCGCcggagctctgctgcagcagctgaagtctGTGGAGAGTCCGTCACCCACCGCCAGCGTTCCCCTCAGACAG GTTCAGCTGtattcatccctccatctgaCCCGGGCTGTGTTGAGCTGGTTATCAGACGATGATGGGCAGCTGATGAAGGAGCTGTGGAGGGCGGTGGCCTGTTTCAGAGACGCCGGacacctctgtgtctctgcagagctctgcaggctgctctTCCCTGACG GTGACGTCAGTGTTTGCTCCAGGAAACATTCCAAAACACTCAATCCCACAGACGAAGAAGCCAAAGCTGCTGCCAGCAGTCTGCAGACTTTCATCCATTACCAGCGTCTGTATGAACACTGGTGGAGCCTCTCCACCCAGATCCAGAACAGAGCCGCTGACTCCAATCCTACAGACGAGGTGAAGGACAAAATGGTGAACGGAGGTGCATCAGAGTCAGAAGAGAGCGTCTGCCCGGCGACCAGGAGGTCTGACAAACTGGACTTTGATGCGTCTCTGCTCCTGTCCGAGCGTCACGCTGCCTGTCAGGCCGTTCAGAGGTCAGTGAGAGAGATCCAGGAGCGGCTGGCAGCCAtggtgctgcagcacagcagagcccAGGGAGGGCAGCTCGACTCTGGGGAGAAAGAGGCGGACGCTCCTACGCAGATCTCCACCACCGCTGAGTCGTTGGGCAGCCAGGGGTCCGCTGGTGCCGGGCAGCG GACTGAGGATCAGGAGactctgctctctttgtctgcCAAGATGTCTGAACACCAGAAACAGCtggctgatgtgcctgacacaATCAAG ATGTATCCTCACCCAGACATTATTGAATGCTGCCTGGTTCTCCTGCACCTAAGCGAGGCTTCACCGTCCGTCTGCGAGTCCCTCCAGGACGAGGCCAAAGGTCTGCTCCGCAAATACGCCACGAGCCCCTCCACCCTCAGAGCCTCGCAGAGGTTCCTCACCTGA
- the fam114a2 gene encoding protein FAM114A2 has protein sequence MSDSEATAAEGPEVAPETQDASTVETPDLSSSTIPDTSTDVAPTRKARRRPDAVPAAKVQGVAKAEEQPAQTSSESTVSQGGWGYWGSWGKSILSTATATVATVGQGLTQVIEKAETSLGIPSPTELSAQVEEEQKNEGEAGIETDNAAADGSAMVGSAMGMLTSLTSVVQSTGKTVITGGLDALEFIGKKTMDVIAEGDPGFKKTKGLMIRNSTLSQVLREAKEREELQTAEKDSDSEKKVVAHYGMLFDEFQGLSHLEALEILSRESESKVKSVLTTISGDELVQLRDELELIKDSFSLVEFDDEEVDEKKDEDGSEFERELMEALEGLSVTATADKLSKACKSTCSQIAAMTKPEEEEEEEESEEAVKKTLPVEEVHAAAIRSLAELTARSIELFHKLAEMILFSKGSAEAGVLSQLTVVLCKEISLLSKKFTSCLTTAGSNEKGDVLNPLITGVFLEASNSASYIQDAFQLLMPILEISHIQRRAESTEQ, from the exons ATGTCAGACAGTGAAGCTACAGCAGCGGAGGGTCCAGAGGTGGCACCAGAGACTCAGGATGCGTCTACCGTCGAAACGCCCGACCTCTCCTCGTCGACCATACCTGACACCTCGACTGACGTGGCGCCGACGAGGAAAGCCAGGAGGAGACCAGATGCCGTACCAGCAGCCAAAGTCCAGGGGGTGGCGaaggcagaggagcagccagCACAG ACATCCAGTGAGTCCACTGTGTCTCAGGGTGGTTGGGGATACTGGGGCAGCTGGGGCAAATCCATCCTATCTACAGCAACAGCTACTGTGGCCACTGTGG GCCAAGGGCTCACTCAGGTCATAGAGAAGGCAGAGACGTCACTGGGAATCCCCAGTCCAACCGAACTCTCGGCACAAGTTGAGGAAGAGCAGAAAAATGAGG GTGAAGCCGGCATTGAGACAGACAACGCAGCAGCAGATGGGTCGGCGATGGTGGGAAGTGCGATGGGAATGCTAACGTCGCTCACCAGCGTCGTCCAGAGCACC GGGAAGACGGTGATCACGGGCGGCCTGGATGCTCTGGAGTTCATCGGGAAGAAGACGATGGATGTGATAGCCGAAGGTGATCCCGGCTTTAAGAAGACCAAAGGACTGATGATCAGGAACTCCACTCTGTCTCAG GTGTTGAGGGAGGCGAAGGAGcgagaggagctgcagactgcagagaaaGACTCTGATTCAGAGAAGAAGGTGGTCGCTCACTATGGGATGCTGTTTGATGAATTTCAGGGTCTGTCACATCTGGAGGCTCTGGAGATTCTGTCTCGGGAGAGCGAGTCAAAG GTGAAGTCGGTGCTGACCACTATATCGGGAGACGAGCTGGTTCAGCTCAGGGACGAGCTGGAGCTCATCAAGGACTCCTTCTCCCTGGTGGAGTTTGATGATGAGGAAGTGGATGAGAAGAAAG ATGAGGACGGCTCAGAGTTTGAGAGGGAGTTAATGGAGGCCTTGGAGGGTCTCAGTGTCACTGCCACAGCCGATAAACTCAGCAAG GCCTGTAAGAGCACCTGCAGCCAAATCGCTGCCATGaccaaaccagaggaggaggaggaggaggaggagagtgaggaggcCGTGAAGAAAACACTCCCAGTCGAG GAGGTTCATGCCGCAGCCATCCGGAGCCTCGCTGAGCTGACGGCTCGATCCATCGAGCTTTTCCACAAACTGGCTGAAATGATCCTCTTCTCCAAAGGCAGCGCTGAGGCCGGCGTCCTGTCACA gtTGACTGTTGTCCTGTGTAAAGAAATCTCACTGCTTTCCAAGAAGTTCACCTCCTGTTTAACAACAGCAGGG TCAAATGAGAAGGGAGATGTCCTCAACCCGCTGATAACAGGAGTCTTTTTAGAG GCATCCAACAGTGCGTCCTACATCCAGGATGCTTTCCAGCTGCTGATGCCCATACTGGAGATCTCCCACATCCAGAGGAGAGCTGAGTCCACGGAGCAGTGA